The sequence below is a genomic window from Granulicatella elegans.
TATCAACAAGAGTACTTAATATTTCAGTGATTTCATCATATTTATCTACTAAATATGTAAAAATACCATATCTATTTAGATCTTCAATTTGTAGCTCCTGTCTTGCTTTTTTGTATTCATAATCCTCATCGGTATCTTGGATCCTTTTCATAATACAGTAATGTTTTCTTGTATTCTTTTCATCGAGCAATACCCTCAATCTTCCAATTACATAGTTAAAGTTTGGATCTTCAAAACTAAATCCTAAAAATAGAAATGTCTTGGTAAGCAAATCTCCCTCTAAAACTTCTCTGAATAACTTTCTTTTGTTATATCCAAATTCTTCATAATCACTTCTTGTAAGTACTGCATCTTCAGGAGTTTCTACATCTCCGTGTAGTTTATAAACGATTGCATCAAAATCATGATTTGTGCCTCTTAATTGCTCATCTGTTGTTTTTACATAAGGCTTTTTCATATTATCTTCTAAAGCTTTTTCAATTAACTTATCATAATTAGTCGTCCAAAAAGTGGAAATCGGTAACTGTGATAATAGTTTATGATTATCAGTAGGTTTTAGTAATTGAGAAAATTGCACTTTGATCAAGTCATCTATTGATGTTCTCTTCTTTGAATTAGCATAATACTGAGCTAAGCTAACCAAATCATTTTCTTTTTCAACATTTAACCCAATTTCTTTTGCAGGCTCTCTTAGAAGTTCTTTCCAACTACAAAATCCAGCAGGAATTGATAGTCCCGCTCCAATGAATGCTCCCAATTCATCACTTTTAATGGCTTTTTCAATTTCTCTAATCAAATCTTTTTTAGATACTTCACCT
It includes:
- a CDS encoding SIR2 family protein yields the protein MFIIKGEVSKKDLIREIEKAIKSDELGAFIGAGLSIPAGFCSWKELLREPAKEIGLNVEKENDLVSLAQYYANSKKRTSIDDLIKVQFSQLLKPTDNHKLLSQLPISTFWTTNYDKLIEKALEDNMKKPYVKTTDEQLRGTNHDFDAIVYKLHGDVETPEDAVLTRSDYEEFGYNKRKLFREVLEGDLLTKTFLFLGFSFEDPNFNYVIGRLRVLLDEKNTRKHYCIMKRIQDTDEDYEYKKARQELQIEDLNRYGIFTYLVDKYDEITEILSTLVDRFRRKTIFISGSAYSYSTYSQETGENFIHKLSFELSKNGYHIVNGYGKGVGDFVLNGVADYCLTHKSKINDFLTLMPFPQNSSLGIDLDKLYKENREQMIENCGIAIFIFGNKKTEDIAHGVMDEFELCKKHGLVCLPIEYTGGAAKEIFKQTTQEILDKHIISAIEQANKQSNGDIDMSIKNIVQAVKILNKEEF